The Marinifilum sp. JC120 genome segment ACCTACGGGGATGGCCAGTTGTGGAATCCAGAGCGGTGTTTCCGCAATTGTGTCCGCAGTCATTTCAAGGTCCCATGTTTCGTAGACCATCTGCACGGTGAAATAGAGAGCGAATCCAGTAATTGCCGCACCGAGAAGTCCGGAAATGACGTCAGCGATGCGCTTGCCTTTTTTGGAAAAATGGGAGGTAAGCAGGTTGATTCTGATCAGCCCGTCCTCTTTCATAGTATAGGCCAGTCCGGTAAGGATCAGGAAAACAAGGGCATAGCCGCCGTATTCGCTGGAAACAAGGGTAGATGTATTCAGCACTGCACGCAGGATAATTTCAATGACCACAAGGCCAACAATGAAAAGCATCCCGGCTGCTGAAAGAAAGGCCCCTCCAATGGAGAGGCCTTCGATTAACCTGATAATTGCACGCATAGAATTCTACTTTTTGTAAGCTTTGATGGCTGATTTTAAGCCTTTTTTGGCACCTTTGAGGGTGTTATCAAGCATGAGTGTGGCCTCTTTCTGCAGCATGTCGCTGATTTCCTTGGAAGGTTCAGATATGACCAT includes the following:
- a CDS encoding TRAP transporter small permease — protein: MRAIIRLIEGLSIGGAFLSAAGMLFIVGLVVIEIILRAVLNTSTLVSSEYGGYALVFLILTGLAYTMKEDGLIRINLLTSHFSKKGKRIADVISGLLGAAITGFALYFTVQMVYETWDLEMTADTIAETPLWIPQLAIPVGLALLLLQIIAFIARRASEETTDDK